In Candidatus Methylomirabilota bacterium, one DNA window encodes the following:
- a CDS encoding enoyl-CoA hydratase/isomerase family protein, with amino-acid sequence MDYAEYKHLLFERRKNGVLLITISRPEVLNATNDRLHWELTQIWLTIDADPDTRVAVVTGAGRAFSAGGDLDMVEANATDPRRLARTVREASDIVYNMINLDKPVVSAINGVAVGAGLVVALLADVSIIAENVRFTDGHTRLGVVAGDHAAILWPLLCGMAKAKYYLLTSDFIDGREAERIGLVSLCVPPGELLTKAFEVADKLALGSQQAIRWTKRSLNNWLRMAGPIFDQSIALEMLTFMG; translated from the coding sequence ATGGACTACGCCGAGTACAAGCACCTGCTCTTCGAGCGCCGGAAGAACGGCGTGCTGCTCATCACCATCAGCCGCCCGGAGGTGCTCAACGCCACCAACGACCGGCTCCACTGGGAGCTGACCCAGATCTGGCTGACCATCGATGCCGATCCCGACACCCGGGTGGCCGTCGTCACCGGCGCCGGCCGGGCCTTTTCCGCCGGCGGCGACCTCGACATGGTGGAGGCCAACGCCACCGACCCCCGCCGGCTGGCCCGGACGGTACGCGAGGCCTCGGACATCGTCTACAACATGATCAACCTCGACAAGCCGGTCGTCTCGGCCATCAACGGCGTGGCCGTCGGGGCCGGGCTGGTGGTGGCCCTGCTGGCCGACGTGAGCATCATCGCGGAGAACGTGCGCTTCACCGACGGCCATACCCGGCTCGGCGTGGTGGCCGGCGATCACGCGGCCATCCTGTGGCCGCTGCTCTGCGGGATGGCCAAGGCCAAGTACTACCTGCTCACCTCGGACTTCATCGACGGCCGGGAGGCCGAGCGCATCGGCCTGGTCAGCCTCTGCGTTCCCCCCGGCGAGCTCTTGACCAAGGCCTTCGAGGTCGCCGACAAGCTCGCCCTGGGTAGCCAGCAGGCGATCCGGTGGACCAAGCGCTCCCTGAACAACTGGCTCCGCATGGCCGGCCCCATCTTCGACCAGTCCATCGCCCTGGAGATGCTCACCTTCATGGGCGA